Proteins encoded in a region of the Ziziphus jujuba cultivar Dongzao chromosome 3, ASM3175591v1 genome:
- the LOC132803202 gene encoding F-box protein PP2-A13-like isoform X1 — MGANMSGGVTDMEGVVKPRLGDIPESCVALVLMYMDPPEICKLARLNRAFRGASSADFIWESKLPLNYRFIIEKVFQETKMVDNLGKREIYARLCKPNSFDGGTKEISLDKSTGGICLFISSKALTIS, encoded by the exons ATGGGTGCTAATATGTCAGGTGGAGTTACGGACATGGAAGGTGTAGTGAAGCCGAGGCTTGGGGATATTCCAGAAAGCTGTGTGGCATTGGTTTTGATGTATATGGACCCGCCTGAGATTTGTAAATTAGCTAGGTTGAATCGAGCCTTTCGTGGAGCTTCTTCAGCGGATTTCATCTGGGAATCGAAATTACCTTTGAATTATCGGTTTATTATTGAGAAAGTTTTTCAAGAGACGAAAATGGTGGATAACCTGGGGAAGAGGGAAATCTATGCTAGACTTTGCAAGCCTAATTCATTTGATGGTGGCACTAAG GAAATTTCGCTGGATAAAAGTACTGGTGGAATTTGCTTGTTTATTTCTTCAAAAGCGTTAAcaatttcttga
- the LOC132803202 gene encoding F-box protein PP2-A13-like isoform X3 yields MGANMSGGVTDMEGVVKPRLGDIPESCVALVLMYMDPPEICKLARLNRAFRGASSADFIWESKLPLNYRFIIEKVFQETKMVDNLGKREIYARLCKPNSFDGGTKKVTPKLEKERDLDFAHLK; encoded by the exons ATGGGTGCTAATATGTCAGGTGGAGTTACGGACATGGAAGGTGTAGTGAAGCCGAGGCTTGGGGATATTCCAGAAAGCTGTGTGGCATTGGTTTTGATGTATATGGACCCGCCTGAGATTTGTAAATTAGCTAGGTTGAATCGAGCCTTTCGTGGAGCTTCTTCAGCGGATTTCATCTGGGAATCGAAATTACCTTTGAATTATCGGTTTATTATTGAGAAAGTTTTTCAAGAGACGAAAATGGTGGATAACCTGGGGAAGAGGGAAATCTATGCTAGACTTTGCAAGCCTAATTCATTTGATGGTGGCACTAAG AAGGTGACACCAAAattggagaaagagagagatttgGACTTTGCACATTTAAAGTAG
- the LOC132803202 gene encoding F-box protein PP2-A13-like isoform X4, giving the protein MGANMSGGVTDMEGVVKPRLGDIPESCVALVLMYMDPPEICKLARLNRAFRGASSADFIWESKLPLNYRFIIEKVFQETKMVDNLGKREIYARLCKPNSFDGGTKLG; this is encoded by the coding sequence ATGGGTGCTAATATGTCAGGTGGAGTTACGGACATGGAAGGTGTAGTGAAGCCGAGGCTTGGGGATATTCCAGAAAGCTGTGTGGCATTGGTTTTGATGTATATGGACCCGCCTGAGATTTGTAAATTAGCTAGGTTGAATCGAGCCTTTCGTGGAGCTTCTTCAGCGGATTTCATCTGGGAATCGAAATTACCTTTGAATTATCGGTTTATTATTGAGAAAGTTTTTCAAGAGACGAAAATGGTGGATAACCTGGGGAAGAGGGAAATCTATGCTAGACTTTGCAAGCCTAATTCATTTGATGGTGGCACTAAG